The Thunnus thynnus chromosome 2, fThuThy2.1, whole genome shotgun sequence genome includes a region encoding these proteins:
- the arrdc3a gene encoding arrestin domain-containing protein 3a isoform X1 translates to MVLGKVKSFTVSYDCLNDSNVPVFSSGDCVSGRVIIEVTGEIRVKSLKIHAKGFAKVRWTESRNAGSNTAYTQNYTEEVEYLNHKDVLIGHERDDDNSEEGLTTIHSGRHEYAFSLELPQTPLATSFEGKHGSVRYWVKAELHRPWLLPMKTKKEFTVFEHIDINTPLLLSPQAGTKDKTLCCWFCTSGPISLSAKIERKGYTPGESIQIFAEIENCSSRMVVPKAAIYQTQTFYAKGKMKEVKQLVANLRGESLSSGKTETWSGKMLKIPPVSPSILDCSIIRVEYSLMVYVDIPGAINLSLNLPLVIGTIPLHPFGSRTSSVSSQCSMSWLGIGLPERPEAPPSYAEIVTDEQRQSSLDVPAAREELDGPLFAYIHEFRFQPPPLYSEIDPNPDHASRTEERRLDTCPSR, encoded by the exons ATGGTGCTAGGAAAGGTAAAGAGCTTCACAGTAAGCTACGACTGTCTCAATGACAGTAATGTTCCCGTGTTTTCCAGCGGGGACTGCGTCTCAGGGAGGGTGATCATCGAAGTCACGGGAGAAATCCGTGTGAAATCTCTCAAAATCCACGCAAAAGGATTTGCAAAAGTTCGTTGGACTGAATCGAGAAATGCTGGATCCAACACTGCCTACACGCAAAACTACACGGAAGAAGTGGAATATCTAAATCACAAAGACGTTTTGATTGGACACGAGAGAG ACGATGACAACTCTGAGGAAGGACTCACCACTATCCATTCAGGAAGACATGAGTATGCATTCAGCCTCGAGCTTCCACAGAC ACCTCTGGCTACCTCTTTCGAAGGGAAGCATGGCAGTGTGCGCTATTGGGTAAAGGCAGAACTCCACAGGCCATGGCTCCTGCCTATGAAGACCAAGAAGGAATTTACAGTCTTTGAGCACATTGACATCAACACTCCATTATTGCTG tcaCCACAGGCCGGCACGAAAGACAAGACGCTTTGCTGTTGGTTCTGCACCTCAGGTCCTATTTCCCTAAGTGCCAAAATTGAAAGGAAGGGATACACCCCAG GAGAGTCGATCCAGATCTTTGCTGAGATCGAAAACTGCTCATCCCGCATGGTGGTGCCAAAGGCAGCCATCTACCAGACTCAGACTTTCTATGCCAAAGGGAAGATGAAGGAGGTCAAGCAACTGGTGGCCAACCTGAGGGGAGAGTCCCTGTCCTCGGGCAAAACCGAGACCTGGAGTGGCAAAATGCTGAAGATCCCACCTGTCTCGCCCTCCATCCTGGACTGCAGCATCATCAGAGTGGAGTACTCCCTCATG GTGTACGTGGACATACCTGGGGCAATAAACCTGTCCCTGAACCTGCCCCTGGTCATCGGAACCATCCCTCTCCACCCCTTCGGCTCGCGTACCTCCAGCGTCAGCAGCCAGTGCAGCATGAGCTGGCTGGGCATAGGTCTGCCTGAGAGGCCTGAAG CTCCTCCAAGCTATGCAGAAATTGTGACGGATGAGCAGAGGCAGAGCAGTCTGGATGTCCCAGCAGCCCGCGAGGAGCTGGACGGTCCTCTCTTTGCCTACATTCATGAGTTCCGCTTCCAGCCCCCTCCTCTGTACTCTGAG ATCGATCCTAACCCAGATCATGCCAGCCGTACAGAGGAGCGCAGGCTCGACACCTGCCCATCACGCTGA
- the arrdc3a gene encoding arrestin domain-containing protein 3a isoform X2 — MVYMCLEYCPPCFSDDDNSEEGLTTIHSGRHEYAFSLELPQTPLATSFEGKHGSVRYWVKAELHRPWLLPMKTKKEFTVFEHIDINTPLLLSPQAGTKDKTLCCWFCTSGPISLSAKIERKGYTPGESIQIFAEIENCSSRMVVPKAAIYQTQTFYAKGKMKEVKQLVANLRGESLSSGKTETWSGKMLKIPPVSPSILDCSIIRVEYSLMVYVDIPGAINLSLNLPLVIGTIPLHPFGSRTSSVSSQCSMSWLGIGLPERPEAPPSYAEIVTDEQRQSSLDVPAAREELDGPLFAYIHEFRFQPPPLYSEIDPNPDHASRTEERRLDTCPSR, encoded by the exons ATGGTATACATGTGTTTGGAATATTGTCCTCCTTGTTTTTCAGACGATGACAACTCTGAGGAAGGACTCACCACTATCCATTCAGGAAGACATGAGTATGCATTCAGCCTCGAGCTTCCACAGAC ACCTCTGGCTACCTCTTTCGAAGGGAAGCATGGCAGTGTGCGCTATTGGGTAAAGGCAGAACTCCACAGGCCATGGCTCCTGCCTATGAAGACCAAGAAGGAATTTACAGTCTTTGAGCACATTGACATCAACACTCCATTATTGCTG tcaCCACAGGCCGGCACGAAAGACAAGACGCTTTGCTGTTGGTTCTGCACCTCAGGTCCTATTTCCCTAAGTGCCAAAATTGAAAGGAAGGGATACACCCCAG GAGAGTCGATCCAGATCTTTGCTGAGATCGAAAACTGCTCATCCCGCATGGTGGTGCCAAAGGCAGCCATCTACCAGACTCAGACTTTCTATGCCAAAGGGAAGATGAAGGAGGTCAAGCAACTGGTGGCCAACCTGAGGGGAGAGTCCCTGTCCTCGGGCAAAACCGAGACCTGGAGTGGCAAAATGCTGAAGATCCCACCTGTCTCGCCCTCCATCCTGGACTGCAGCATCATCAGAGTGGAGTACTCCCTCATG GTGTACGTGGACATACCTGGGGCAATAAACCTGTCCCTGAACCTGCCCCTGGTCATCGGAACCATCCCTCTCCACCCCTTCGGCTCGCGTACCTCCAGCGTCAGCAGCCAGTGCAGCATGAGCTGGCTGGGCATAGGTCTGCCTGAGAGGCCTGAAG CTCCTCCAAGCTATGCAGAAATTGTGACGGATGAGCAGAGGCAGAGCAGTCTGGATGTCCCAGCAGCCCGCGAGGAGCTGGACGGTCCTCTCTTTGCCTACATTCATGAGTTCCGCTTCCAGCCCCCTCCTCTGTACTCTGAG ATCGATCCTAACCCAGATCATGCCAGCCGTACAGAGGAGCGCAGGCTCGACACCTGCCCATCACGCTGA
- the arsk gene encoding arylsulfatase K: protein MKVLALIFLFQIYGGGLCQNGTRPNIVMVMSDAFDGRLTFDPGSKVVQLPYINYLRQLGTTFLSAYTNSPICCPSRAAMWSGQFVHLTQSWNNYKCLNANATTWMDLLEKNGYHTKMMGKLDYTSGSHSVSNRVEAWTRDVQFLLRQEGRPVTQLVGNMSTKRIKKEDWGHTDMATQWIHERAASPHQPFALYLGLNLPHTYRTESLGPTAGGSTFLTSPYWLKKVSSDLISVPKWLPMAAMHPVDYYSTFTKNCSGDFTEEEVKRIRAFYYSMCAEADAMLGQVISALRETGLLNNTVVIFTADHGELAMEHRQFYKMSMFEGSSHVPLLIMGPGLMSGLQVNQLVSLVDLYPTVLDIAGISPVGNLSGHSLLPLLSKSKRQHPDWVLSEYHGCNVNASTYMLRSGKWKYITYADGQSVHPQLFDLTLDKEELHNVVHKFPDVQEHLDKLLRSIVDYPKVSTTVHLYNKKVFGAWRQSQGKNYSQVIANLRWHVDWQKDALANERAIDKWLYGSL from the exons ATGAAAGTGTTggctttgatttttctttttcaaatttatGGTGGAGGTTTGTGCCAAAATGGAACTAGACCTAACATTGTGATGGTGATGAGTGATGCATTT GATGGGCGGTTGACCTTTGATCCCGGTAGCAAAGTTGTGCAGCTGCCATACATAAACTACCTCAGACAGCTTGGTACCACTTTCCTCAGTGCCTACACCAACTCTCCCATCTGCTGCCCCTCAAGAGCAG CAATGTGGAGCGGTCAATTTGTTCACCTCACTCAGTCATGGAACAACTACAAGTGCCTCAATGCGAATGCAACAACATGGATGGATTTACTGGAGAAGAATGGATATCACACAAAGATGATGGGCAAGCTGGACTACACCTCAGGGAGTCACTCTGTCAG TAATCGAGTTGAGGCCTGGACACGAGATGTTCAGTTCCTCTTGCGCCAAGAGGGCCGGCCTGTGACGCAACTTGTTGGGAACATGTCAACAAAAAGGATCAAGAAAGAAGACTGGGGACACACAGATATGGCTACACAGTGGATCCACGAGAGAGCTGCATCCCCACACCAGCCCTTTGCTCTTTACCTTGGTCTCAATTTACCCCACACCTACAGAACTGAATCCCTTGGGCCCACCGCAGGAGGATCCACCTTCCTTACCTCACCATACTGGCTAAAAAAg GTTTCTTCTGATCTCATCTCAGTTCCTAAATGGCTCCCCATGGCTGCCATGCACCCTGTTGACTACTACTCCACCTTCACCAAAAACTGCAGCGGTGATTTTACTGAGGAGGAAGTCAAAAGAATTCGGGCCTTCTATTATTCCATGTGTGCCGAGGCAGATGCCATGCTGG GCCAGGTCATTTCAGCACTGAGAGAAACTGGCCTGCTTAACAACACTGTTGTGATCTTTACGGCTGACCACGGGGAGCTGGCCATGGAGCACCGGCAGTTCTACAAGATGTCCATGTTTGAGGGTAGTTCCCATGTTCCCCTGCTCATCATGGGGCCTGGGCTGATGTCTGGCCTGCAGGTCAACCAGCTTGTGTCTTTGGTTGATCTCTATCCTACTGTACTAG ACATTGCTGGTATTTCACCTGTAGGTAATCTCAGCGGCCACTCGCTCCTTCCTCTGTTATCCAAGTCCAAGAGGCAACATCCAGACTGGGTTCTGAGTGAATATCATGGTTGTAATGTCAACGCCTCAACATACATGCTGAGAAGTGGAAAGTGGAAATACATCACCTATGCAGATGGTCAAAGTGTCCACCCACAGCTTTTTG ACCTAACACTGGACAAGGAAGAACTTCACAATGTGGTACACAAATTCCCAGATGTGCAGGAGCATCTGGACAAGCTATTGCGTAGCATTGTAGACTATCCAAAAGTCTCTACAACTGTCCATCTCtacaataaaaaagtttttggtGCCTGGCGCCAAAGTCAGGGGAAAAACTACAGCCAGGTCATCGCTAACCTCAGGTGGCATGTGGATTGGCAAAAAGATGCATTAGCTAATGAGAGAGCTATTGACAAGTGGCTCTATGGCtctttgtga